One stretch of Punica granatum isolate Tunisia-2019 chromosome 5, ASM765513v2, whole genome shotgun sequence DNA includes these proteins:
- the LOC116208911 gene encoding RNA-directed DNA methylation 4, translating into METDHSGSSGPKDDDKPLIVRVKRKASHSLLDAFWLEINERPLKRPLLDFEKLSISGSSGKEEELRTKRVLVKHVETRGSSVATFELFQSFMPTCSEGSESKTRNEERKSTFRGQNIREKLLSKARESKEVLAKNARFEQIWSRRGKKLMKDDKALHEMYHFYDVVRIDEKEKSEQVPEEAVSLEDQRMLSSYLPLLREFIPDAAVKIESDLHAHASRQGAKDDYVYDYYVMQDDGDMIQEDAFNALPLVQVDDADDFYDGPDSDYETDDSNAENNPLNDYPDETSDEEETESGETDSELEEGEEKEEEESASSTTSGEDIDRSFEDEDGFDVDEDYFEYGDGDSDAEDCRWSH; encoded by the exons ATGGAAACTGACCACAGTGGTTCTTCGGGTCCCAAAGATGATGATAAGCCGTTGATCGTTCGGGTGAAGCGGAAGGCCTCTCACTCCCTGTTGGATGCTTTTT GGCTTGAAATCAACGAAAGGCCTCTCAAGCGCCCCCTGTTGGATTTTGAGAAGCTGTCCATCTCTGGTTCATCTGGAAAAG AAGAGGAACTAAGGACTAAAAGGGTCTTGGTCAAACATGTTGAAACAAGAGGCAGCTCTGTGGCAACATTTGAGCTCTTCCAATCGTTCATG CCAACATGTTCTGAAGGGTCAGAATCCAAAACAAGgaatgaagaaagaaaaagcacATTTAGAGGGCAGAAT ATACGAGAGAAATTGTTGTCTAAAGCAAGAGAATCAAAAGAG GTTTTGGCAAAAAATGCTCGATTTGAACAAATTTGGAGTAGACGGGGAAAAAAGTTgatgaaggatgacaaagccCTTCATGAAATGTATCATTTTTATGATGTGGTACGAATTGATGAGAAAGAAAAATCTGAACAGGTTCCAGAGGA AGCCGTATCTTTGGAGGATCAGAGGATGTTGTCTAGTTACCTGCCCCTGTTGAGGGAGTTCATTCCTGATGCTGCTGTCAAGATTGAATCAGATTTGCATGCGCATGCTTCCCGACAAG GAGCAAAAGATGATTATGTGTACGATTACTATGTCATGCAAGACGATGGGGACATGATACAGGAAGATGCTTTCAATGCTTTACCCTT GGTGCAAGTTGATGATGCTGATGATTTCTATGATGGACCTGATTCGGACTATGAAACTGATGATTCTAATG CTGAGAACAATCCACTAAACGATTATCCTGATGAGACATCTGATGAGGAGGAAACTGAGAGTGGAGAGACAGATAGTGAACtggaagaaggggaagaaaaggaagaggaagagagtgCAAGCAGCACCACATCGGGTGAAGACATAGATCGTTCATTTGAAGATGAGGATGGGTTTGATGTTGATGAAGATTATTTTGAATATGGTGATGGTGATAGCGATGCTGAAGATTGCAGATGGTCACATTGA